One part of the Mesorhizobium sp. M4B.F.Ca.ET.058.02.1.1 genome encodes these proteins:
- a CDS encoding undecaprenyl-phosphate glucose phosphotransferase, whose translation MNEIDPARRFSMNAVRKFDGPAESEAASGLNDVARQVASQYRRDTMSPIMVSGVLRMVEFALLFVSGLCLYFYYVGFFNYLAWQYPVTIAAASFLAVVLLDVTDSYQIAALMRPIASFGRVLLVWAGTFALMALTAFAMKMSEDYSRLLFGTWFVVGFVLIFGLRLVMSNLIRRWARDGRMERRAVIVGGGKSAEMLIRSVERQPYNDIRICGIFDDRGDKRSPPIVAGYPKLGTISELIDFARIARIDMLIVSLPLTAESRVLQLLKKLWVLPVDIRLSAHSNALQFRPRAYSYIGSVPMLDIFDKPINDWDSVAKRAFDILFSIIGIIVFSPVMLVTAIAIKLDSKGPVLFKQKRHGFNNEIIEVYKFRSMYTDRSDPTAKQTVTKNDPRVTRVGRFIRKTSIDELPQFFNSLFGSLSLVGPRPHAIAAQSHNLLYNEVVDGYFARHKVKPGVTGWAQINGWRGELDTNEKIRMRTEYDLYYIENWSLLFDLRILFLTPVRLLNTENAY comes from the coding sequence ACGATGTCGCCGATCATGGTCAGCGGCGTGCTGCGCATGGTCGAATTCGCGCTGCTGTTCGTGTCGGGCCTCTGCCTCTATTTCTACTATGTCGGCTTCTTCAACTATCTCGCCTGGCAGTATCCAGTAACGATCGCCGCCGCCTCGTTCCTGGCGGTGGTGCTGCTCGACGTCACCGATTCCTACCAGATCGCCGCCCTCATGCGGCCGATCGCCAGTTTTGGCCGGGTGCTTCTGGTCTGGGCCGGGACTTTCGCGCTGATGGCGTTGACGGCCTTCGCCATGAAGATGTCGGAGGACTATTCGCGCCTCCTGTTCGGCACCTGGTTCGTCGTCGGCTTCGTGCTCATCTTCGGCCTCCGGCTGGTGATGTCCAACCTGATCCGGCGCTGGGCCCGCGATGGGCGCATGGAGCGGCGCGCCGTCATTGTCGGCGGGGGCAAGTCGGCGGAGATGCTGATCCGCTCTGTCGAGAGGCAGCCCTACAACGACATCCGCATCTGCGGCATCTTTGACGATCGCGGCGACAAGCGCTCGCCGCCGATCGTCGCCGGCTATCCCAAGCTCGGCACCATTTCCGAGCTGATCGACTTTGCCCGCATCGCCCGCATCGACATGCTGATCGTGTCGCTGCCGCTGACCGCCGAATCGCGCGTGCTGCAGCTCTTGAAGAAGCTGTGGGTGCTGCCGGTGGACATCCGACTGTCGGCACATTCAAATGCGCTGCAATTCCGCCCGCGCGCCTATTCCTATATCGGCTCGGTGCCGATGCTCGACATCTTCGACAAGCCGATCAACGACTGGGACTCGGTCGCCAAGCGCGCCTTTGATATCCTGTTTTCGATCATCGGCATCATCGTCTTCTCGCCGGTGATGCTGGTGACGGCCATCGCCATCAAGCTCGACAGCAAGGGGCCAGTGCTGTTCAAGCAGAAGCGGCACGGCTTCAACAATGAAATCATTGAGGTCTACAAGTTCCGCTCGATGTACACCGATCGATCGGACCCGACCGCCAAGCAGACGGTGACCAAAAACGATCCGCGCGTCACCCGCGTCGGCCGCTTCATCCGCAAGACCTCGATCGATGAACTGCCGCAATTCTTCAACTCGCTGTTCGGCTCGCTGTCACTGGTTGGACCGCGCCCGCATGCGATCGCCGCCCAGTCGCACAACCTTCTCTACAATGAGGTGGTCGACGGCTACTTCGCCCGGCACAAGGTCAAGCCGGGCGTGACCGGCTGGGCGCAGATCAATGGCTGGCGCGGCGAGCTGGACACCAATGAAAAGATCCGCATGCGCACCGAATACGATCTCTATTACATCGAGAACTGGTCGCTGCTGTTCGATCTCAGGATCCTGTTCCTGACCCCAGTGCGGCTGCTCAACACGGAAAATGCCTATTGA